The following are encoded together in the Salvia hispanica cultivar TCC Black 2014 chromosome 6, UniMelb_Shisp_WGS_1.0, whole genome shotgun sequence genome:
- the LOC125196341 gene encoding polyubiquitin translates to MKIIISTKLCKFTIDVSTHEPILEIKNKIQGLLGIPAQSQTLTVWDWELIDGLDLEDYPLISDGTNINLSTTSAKMKITVKFSARKMEVEAEQSDTVGRLREKIHMMERTPMRRMALFFNGAEMEDDLRSLREYGVGGGGEVVVLMKAMGEATSRRVVVVVQTSASLMDGARIPVEVKDSSRVGEVREMLVERKLLPLDEYILIHKQRIMREDFSLRWHGVETGDVLYVFKGSVSRAGI, encoded by the coding sequence ATGAAGATCATAATCTCAACGAAACTCTGCAAATTCACCATAGACGTTAGCACCCATGAGCCAATCctggaaataaaaaacaaaatccagGGGCTCCTGGGAATCCCTGCCCAGTCCCAGACCCTGACGGTCTGGGACTGGGAGCTAATCGACGGACTCGACCTAGAAGACTACCCCCTCATCTCAGACGGGACCAACATCAACCTCTCTACCACGAGCGCCAAAATGAAGATCACGGTCAAATTCTCAGCAAGGAAGATGGAGGTGGAGGCGGAGCAGAGCGACACGGTGGGGAGGCTGAGAGAGAAGATCCACATGATGGAGCGGACACCGATGCGGAGGATGGCGCTGTTCTTCAATGGGGCAGAGATGGAGGATGATTTGAGGAGTTTGAGGGAGTATGGGGTGGGAGGGGGCGGGGAGGTGGTGGTGCTGATGAAGGCGATGGGGGAGGCGACATCGAGgagggtggtggtggtggtgcagACGTCGGCTAGCTTGATGGACGGGGCGAGGATTCCGGTGGAGGTGAAGGATTCGAGTAGGGTTGGGGAGGTGAGGGAGATGCTGGTGGAGAGGAAACTGCTGCCGTTGGATGAGTATATACTTATACATAAGCAGAGGATTATGCGTGAGGATTTTAGCCTGCGTTGGCATGGTGTCGAGACTGGTGATGTTTTGTATGTTTTCAAGGGAAGCGTTAGCCGCGCTGGGATCTAA
- the LOC125192292 gene encoding BTB/POZ domain-containing protein At5g47800-like isoform X1, translating to MKFMKLGLNPDTFYTEEATRTVISDVPTDLTIRIDGMSYLLHKSCLVPKCGLLQRLLSEQGDGAVELHDVPGGEEAFELCAKFCYGITINLSAHNFVPAFCAASFLRMTEKVENGNFIAKLEAFFSSCILQAWKDSLITLQSAERAYEWCENLGIVRRCIESIVDKILTPPTKVKWSYTYTRPGYVRKRRDSVPKDWWTEDLSCLGMDMWSSIVTTISSTNMLQPQLIGEALHVYAQCWLLDSSEGSRDSPNRKRRILETIVRLIPAEKGSVSIRFLLRLLSSANSLGASSVSKAELLKLSGLQLDEATLPDLLLPAQSPNAATSHDIDLVKMVARSFLRQWKRRNTAGESQSLRAMHKVGNLIDSYLQVVAKDARMPAQKMVSLIESIPATARPQQDHLYKAINIYLKEHPDVSKADKKHLCSFLDCQKLSPEVRSHAVKNERLPLRTVVQVLFFEQEKSNSTTDKKHTSSKQLENSVVRDDLSKLKVTSAAEEQGNGTRPKAHGTSGALHHSMRKLESKAQLSQEPSFKVKLEKETNEGPGDAAAPQLNPSNRAQMRSVSKMTHIKR from the exons ATGAAGTTTATGAAGCTTGGATTGAATCCAGACACCTTCTACACAGAGGAGGCGACGAG GACTGTGATATCAGATGTGCCAACTGACCTCACCATTAGGATAGATGGCATGAGCTATCTTCTCCACAAG TCTTGTCTTGTACCAAAATGTGGCCTATTGCAAAGGCTTTTATCTGAGCAAGGTGATGGTGCCGTGGAGCTACATGACGTCCCGGGAGGTGAGGAGGCGTTTGAGCTTTGTGCCAAGTTCTGTTACGGGATCACGATCAACCTCAGTGCACACAACTTTGTGCCAGCATTCTGTGCTGCTAGTTTCCTGCGAATGACTGAGAAAGTTGAAAATGGGAATTTCATCGCGAAGCTAGAGGCCTTCTTCTCATCGTGCATCCTCCAAGCGTGGAAGGATTCTCTCATCACGCTCCAGAGCGCTGAGAGAGCGTACGAGTGGTGTGAAAATCTTGGCATTGTGAGACGATGCATTGAGTCCATAGTCGACAAGATTCTGACGCCTCCAACCAAG GTTAAGTGGTCTTACACGTACACGAGGCCGGGGTACGTTAGGAAAAGGCGCGATTCAGTGCCAAAGGACTGGTGGACGGAGGACTTATCCTGCCTTGGCATGGACATGTGGAGCAGCATAGTGACTACAATCTCCTCAACCAACATGCTGCAGCCGCAGCTCATTGGCGAGGCATTGCACGTCTATGCACAATGCTGGCTGCTCGACTCCTCAGAGGGCTCCCGCGACTCTCCCAACAGAAAACGGAGAATCCTTGAGACAATTGTGAGGCTCATTCCAGCAGAAAAAGGGTCTGTCTCGATCAGATTCCTGCTGAGGCTCCTCAGCAGTGCTAACTCTCTTGGAGCGTCTTCAGTGTCGAAAGCAGAACTCCTGAAGCTTTCCGGGCTGCAGCTAGACGAGGCCACATTGCCCGACTTGCTGCTGCCAGCTCAATCCCCTAATGCTGCAACCTCACATGACATTGATCTGGTTAAGATGGTTGCACGAAGCTTCTTGAGGCAGTGGAAACGGCGCAACACTGCAGGCGAAAGCCAGTCTCTACGAGCAATGCATAAGGTGGGGAACCTCATTGATTCGTACCTGCAAGTAGTTGCAAAGGATGCAAGAATGCCAGCTCAGAAAATGGTGTCTCTGATTGAAAGTATTCCAGCAACAGCACGACCTCAACAAGACCATCTCTACAAAGCAATCAATATTTATCTCAAG GAGCATCCTGATGTGAGCAAAGCAGATAAGAAACACCTCTGCAGCTTCTTAGACTGCCAAAAACTGTCTCCAGAAGTGCGATCGCACGCTGTCAAGAACGAGAGGCTGCCATTAAGAACGGTGGTGCAGGTTCTCTTCTTCGAGCAGGAGAAAAGCAACAGCACCACAGACAAAAAACACACATCTTCGAAGCAGCTTGAAAACTCGGTCGTTAGAGATGATCTTAGCAAGCTAAAAGTAACTAGTGCAGCAGAGGAGCAAGGCAATGGTACTAGGCCTAAAGCGCATGGGACAAGTGGAGCACTTCACCACTCCATGAGGAAGTTGGAAAGCAAGGCACAGCTCAGCCAGGAGCCTAGCTTTAAGGTGAAGCTGGAGAAGGAGACCAACGAAGGCCCGGGAGACGCTGCTGCACCTCAGCTAAATCCTAGCAACAGAGCTCAAATGAGAAGTGTTTCGAAGATGACACACATTAAACGCTGA
- the LOC125197408 gene encoding U-box domain-containing protein 36-like, with translation MASMASSSGTAHEECVSEIEEEEIEEEENEVHVNYQSKYELGTIAEEGSWCLSYEERENVLYVAVWREIDEALSMDALLWTLKNAVLDPSSAFIFLIHVFPEIKFIPSPLGKLPINQVNPEQKKVFLAQESGKRRDLLRKYVNVCSASNVKVETVLVESDMEAKAILDLIPILNITKLILGANKATVRRIKSKKGNGTADQIVQKAPEFCEVKIICKGKEVTELEMTESSSSSPSPSPSPRLTHSTPTFAQNKYQTANDSAACGCFKI, from the exons ATGGCGTCAATGGCGTCCAGCTCTGGAACTGCGCACGAGGAGTGTGTGAGTGAGAtcgaagaagaggagatcgAGGAAGAGGAGAACGAGGTCCATGTAAACTACCAAAGCAAGTACGAGCTTGGAACTATAGCGGAGGAGGGCAGCTGGTGCTTAAGCTacgaggagagagagaatgtatTATATGTGGCGGTATGGAGGGAGATCGATGAGGCGTTGAGCATGGACGCCTTGCTCTGGACGCTCAAAAATGCTGTGCTTGATCCCTCCTCGGCTTTCATCTTCCTCATCCACGTCTTCCCTGAGATCAAGTTCATCCCTTCGCCTT TGGGGAAGTTGCCTATAAATCAGGTGAACCCGGAGCAGAAGAAGGTGTTTTTGGCCCAAGAAAGTGGGAAGAGGAGAGATCTTCTCCGAAAGTATGTCAATGTATGCTCTGCTTCCAATGTTAAAGTGGAGACTGTACTTGTTGAAAGTGATATGGAGGCTAAAGCCATACTTGATCTCATTCCTATTCTCAATATCACAAAGCTCATTCTTGGAGCCAACAAGGCTACTGTGAG AAGGATCAAGTCCAAGAAGGGGAATGGAACAGCAGATCAGATAGTGCAGAAGGCACCTGAATTCTGTGAGGTTAAGATCATATGTAAAGGTAAAGAAGTTACCGAGCTGGAGATGACAGAGTCctcatcttcttctccttctccttctccctcGCCCAGGCTAACTCATTCAACTCCCACCTTTGCTCAAAACAAATACCAAACAGCAAACGACTCAGCTGCCTGCGGTTGTTTCAAAATCTGA
- the LOC125192292 gene encoding BTB/POZ domain-containing protein At5g47800-like isoform X2, translating into MTEKVENGNFIAKLEAFFSSCILQAWKDSLITLQSAERAYEWCENLGIVRRCIESIVDKILTPPTKVKWSYTYTRPGYVRKRRDSVPKDWWTEDLSCLGMDMWSSIVTTISSTNMLQPQLIGEALHVYAQCWLLDSSEGSRDSPNRKRRILETIVRLIPAEKGSVSIRFLLRLLSSANSLGASSVSKAELLKLSGLQLDEATLPDLLLPAQSPNAATSHDIDLVKMVARSFLRQWKRRNTAGESQSLRAMHKVGNLIDSYLQVVAKDARMPAQKMVSLIESIPATARPQQDHLYKAINIYLKEHPDVSKADKKHLCSFLDCQKLSPEVRSHAVKNERLPLRTVVQVLFFEQEKSNSTTDKKHTSSKQLENSVVRDDLSKLKVTSAAEEQGNGTRPKAHGTSGALHHSMRKLESKAQLSQEPSFKVKLEKETNEGPGDAAAPQLNPSNRAQMRSVSKMTHIKR; encoded by the exons ATGACTGAGAAAGTTGAAAATGGGAATTTCATCGCGAAGCTAGAGGCCTTCTTCTCATCGTGCATCCTCCAAGCGTGGAAGGATTCTCTCATCACGCTCCAGAGCGCTGAGAGAGCGTACGAGTGGTGTGAAAATCTTGGCATTGTGAGACGATGCATTGAGTCCATAGTCGACAAGATTCTGACGCCTCCAACCAAG GTTAAGTGGTCTTACACGTACACGAGGCCGGGGTACGTTAGGAAAAGGCGCGATTCAGTGCCAAAGGACTGGTGGACGGAGGACTTATCCTGCCTTGGCATGGACATGTGGAGCAGCATAGTGACTACAATCTCCTCAACCAACATGCTGCAGCCGCAGCTCATTGGCGAGGCATTGCACGTCTATGCACAATGCTGGCTGCTCGACTCCTCAGAGGGCTCCCGCGACTCTCCCAACAGAAAACGGAGAATCCTTGAGACAATTGTGAGGCTCATTCCAGCAGAAAAAGGGTCTGTCTCGATCAGATTCCTGCTGAGGCTCCTCAGCAGTGCTAACTCTCTTGGAGCGTCTTCAGTGTCGAAAGCAGAACTCCTGAAGCTTTCCGGGCTGCAGCTAGACGAGGCCACATTGCCCGACTTGCTGCTGCCAGCTCAATCCCCTAATGCTGCAACCTCACATGACATTGATCTGGTTAAGATGGTTGCACGAAGCTTCTTGAGGCAGTGGAAACGGCGCAACACTGCAGGCGAAAGCCAGTCTCTACGAGCAATGCATAAGGTGGGGAACCTCATTGATTCGTACCTGCAAGTAGTTGCAAAGGATGCAAGAATGCCAGCTCAGAAAATGGTGTCTCTGATTGAAAGTATTCCAGCAACAGCACGACCTCAACAAGACCATCTCTACAAAGCAATCAATATTTATCTCAAG GAGCATCCTGATGTGAGCAAAGCAGATAAGAAACACCTCTGCAGCTTCTTAGACTGCCAAAAACTGTCTCCAGAAGTGCGATCGCACGCTGTCAAGAACGAGAGGCTGCCATTAAGAACGGTGGTGCAGGTTCTCTTCTTCGAGCAGGAGAAAAGCAACAGCACCACAGACAAAAAACACACATCTTCGAAGCAGCTTGAAAACTCGGTCGTTAGAGATGATCTTAGCAAGCTAAAAGTAACTAGTGCAGCAGAGGAGCAAGGCAATGGTACTAGGCCTAAAGCGCATGGGACAAGTGGAGCACTTCACCACTCCATGAGGAAGTTGGAAAGCAAGGCACAGCTCAGCCAGGAGCCTAGCTTTAAGGTGAAGCTGGAGAAGGAGACCAACGAAGGCCCGGGAGACGCTGCTGCACCTCAGCTAAATCCTAGCAACAGAGCTCAAATGAGAAGTGTTTCGAAGATGACACACATTAAACGCTGA
- the LOC125195157 gene encoding SEC14-like protein 5, whose amino-acid sequence MAQVTQELINQLEALMEEVDESLKKTFQNVHQGYPHETFTRFLKAREGDVQKARKMLVDCLEWRVQNDIDNMLAKPIVPEELYRGIRDSQLVGLSGYSKEVSV is encoded by the exons ATGGCTCAGGTTACTCAAGAACTCATCAATCAACTTGAAGCACTAATGGAGGAAG TGGACGAATCACTTAAAAAAACTTTCCAG AATGTGCATCAAGGATATCCTCATGAAACTTTTACACGTTTTCTGAAGGCCCGAGAAGGGGATGTTCAAAAGGCTAGAAAGATG TTGGTTGACTGCTTGGAGTGGAGAGTCCAGAACGACATTGATAATATGCTAGCG AAACCAATTGTTCCTGAGGAACTTTACAGAGGGATACGTGATTCTCAGCTTGTAGGATTGTCGGGTTACTCAAAAGAGGTGAGCGTTTGA
- the LOC125193584 gene encoding uncharacterized protein LOC125193584, which yields MCDSGVIRAWEECVVVPERGSRIVHYNLKDNIGNSVVAVVGRERCINHMVYTVSEDYLRVFGSAGGVYAGKKWQARREVVDWLITVVARGGPIMASSISRRSCNSRATDEKVKRPNPEKYPLQTSKRVKRCRLSEILHSNCTSKTDLTSDNRAVKWEPTCNRVRINLPMKIPVIALPAPEPPCKVFPKFNKNIELLSQDSGMRGCWFRCRILLSSKSRLKVQYKDVLQADGVQKLEEWVTESRVADPDKLGIRCLGRLTIRPQPCMDSSVTTFVVGAAVGVVVQQLVGRRCNWI from the exons ATGTGTGATAGTGGAGTTATAAGGGCATGGGAAGAGTGTGTTGTGGTGCCAGAAAGGGGAAGTCGCATTGTTCATTATAACCTCAAAGATAACATTGGGAATTCTGTTGTTGCTGTGGTTGGGAGGGAGAGGTGCATCAATCACATGGTCTATACAGTTTCAGAGGACTACTTGCGAGTCTTTGGGTCCGCGGGCGGTGTTTATGCGGGGAAGAAGTGGCAAGCAAGACGAGAGGTTGTTGATTGGCTCATCACGGTTGTGGCAAGAGGTGGACCAATCATGGCTAGCTCAA TCTCCCGCCGAAGCTGCAATTCACGAGCTACAGATGAAAAAGTCAAACGTCCCAATCCTGAAAAGTATCCACTGCAAACTTCCAAGAGAGTGAAAAGATGCAGGCTGAGTGAGATCCTCCACAGCAACTGCACTAGCAAGACAGATTTAACTTCAGACAATCGTGCAGTTAAATGGGAACCGACATGTAACAGAGTGAGAATCAATCTTCCAATGAAGATACCGGTTATTGCTCTTCCTGCACCTGAGCCACCATGTAAAGTATTTCCcaagttcaacaaaaatatcGAGCTTCTTAGTCAGGACAGCGGCATGCGAGGCTGCTGGTTCAGGTGCAGGATCTTGCTTTCATCAAAAAGCCGTCTGAAGGTTCAATACAAGGATGTTTTGCAAGCCGATGGAGTTCAAAAACTGGAG gaATGGGTTACAGAATCACGAGTGGCAGATCCTGATAAACTAGGCATCAGATGTTTAGGCCGTCTTACAATCAGGCCTCAGCCATGTATGGATTCTTCAGTCACTACATTTGTGGTCGGAGCTGCAGTTGGTGTGGTGGTGCAACAGCTGGTGGGAAGGCGTTGTAATTGGATATGA
- the LOC125192560 gene encoding serine/threonine-protein kinase D6PKL2-like, which produces MSVSAQSIHHRFNKCPCGRFYVAEVLLALEYLHMLGIVYRDLKPENILVRDDGHIMLSDFDLSLRCAVNPTLVKTPSITSDPQKNNSTYCAQPACIEPACIQPSCVVPTMCFSPRLFSRKSKKGRKPQNDIGNQVNPLPELIAEPTNARSMSFVGTHEYLAPEIIKGEGHGSPVDWWTFGIFLYELLFAKTPFKGSGNRATLFNVVGQPLRFPESPVVSFPARDLIRGLLVKEPQHRLGFKRGATEIKQHPFFEGVNWALIRCTSPPDIPKAVDYDQTPIPKNDKTPTAAATDQKSNTYLEFDFF; this is translated from the coding sequence ATGAGTGTTTCTGCTCAATCTATTCACCATCGTTTTAACAAATGTCCTTGTGGCAGGTTTTATGTTGCTGAAGTGCTGCTAGCTCTGGAGTATTTGCACATGCTTGGTATTGTTTATCGTGACCTTAAGCCTGAAAACATTCTTGTTAGGGATGATGGACATATAATGCTCTCAGACTTTGATCTTTCTCTTCGTTGTGCTGTTAACCCAACTTTGGTAAAGACCCCATCCATTACTTCCGATCCTCAGAAAAACAATTCCACTTACTGTGCCCAGCCGGCATGCATTGAACCAGCTTGCATTCAGCCATCTTGTGTTGTTCCAACAATGTGCTTTTCTCCTCGCCTCTTTTCAAGAAAATCCAAGAAGGGCAGGAAGCCCCAAAATGATATCGGAAATCAGGTTAACCCATTGCCAGAGCTGATTGCTGAGCCAACCAATGCTCGTTCAATGTCTTTTGTCGGAACACACGAGTATTTGGCACCAGAGATCATCAAAGGTGAAGGTCATGGAAGTCCAGTTGATTGGTGGACTTTTGGGATCTTTTTATACGAGCTCTTGTTTGCTAAGACTCCATTTAAAGGATCCGGGAATCGAGCCACATTGTTCAATGTTGTTGGACAGCCCCTACGGTTTCCAGAGTCCCCTGTTGTCAGTTTCCCTGCTAGGGACTTGATAAGGGGTTTGCTTGTGAAAGAGCCTCAGCATAGATTAGGCTTCAAAAGAGGCGCAACTGAGATAAAGCAACACCCTTTCTTTGAAGGAGTTAATTGGGCTTTAATACGCTGTACCAGCCCTCCAGACATCCCAAAAGCTGTTGATTACGATCAAACGCCTATTCCAAAGAATGATAAGACTCCTACTGCTGCTGCTACGGATCAGAAGAGCAACACATATTTGGAGTTTGATTTCTTCTAG
- the LOC125196339 gene encoding methylthioribose-1-phosphate isomerase, translating into MADEVGIEQQKTLQSICYKRGLLQLLDQRKLPLETIYLNIRDSKDGWVAIKDMVVRGAPAIAIAAALSLAVEVSNLGAFGGTPNDAASFLSHKLDYLVSSRPTAVNLSDAATKLKESVHKAAATASDGQAVFQTYIEAAEIMLVDDVASNKAIGHHGASLIQKQQAASSSLSVLTHCNTGSLATAGYGTALGVIRALHEKGALGRAYCTETRPFNQGSRLTAFELVHDNIPATLVADSAAAALMKAGQVNAVVVGADRVAANGDTANKIGTYSLALSAKHHGIPFYVAAPLTSVDLSISSGEEIVIEERSAKELLHARGGLGEQVAASGISVWNPAFDVTPATVISGIITEKGVITKDGSDSFDIKSFTKEVASK; encoded by the exons ATGGCTGATGAGGTTGGAATAGAGCAACAGAAAACCCTACAATCCATCTGCTACAAGCGGGGATTGCTGCAGTTGCTTGATCAG AGAAAGCTTCCACTTGAAACCATATATCTAAATATCAGAGATTCAAAAGATGGATG GGTTGCCATTAAGGACATGGTTGTGCGTGGTGCACCAGCCATTGCCATAGCTGCTGCTCTCTCCTTGGCTGTAGAAGTTTCCAATTTAGGGGCATTTGGTGGGACTCCTAATGATGCAGCATCTTTTCTAAGCCATAAATTGGACTATCTTGTATCAAG TCGTCCCACAGCTGTAAATCTTTCAGATGCTGCAACAAAACTTAAGGAATCTGTACACAAGGCTGCAGCTACTGCTTCTGATGGACAGGCAGTCTTTCAG ACTTACATTGAAGCTGCTGAAATTATGCTCGTTGATGATGTTGCGTCCAATAAGGCAATTGGACACCATGGAGCTAGTTTAATTCAAAAGCAGCAGGCAGCTTCCTCTAGTCTTTCTGTGTTGACTCACTGCAACACAGGCAG TCTAGCAACAGCTGGATATGGAACTGCTCTAGGCGTGATTCGTGCTCTTCATGAGAAAGGAGCTTTAGGAAGGGCCTACTGCACCGAAACAAGGCCTTTTAATCAA GGGTCAAGACTAACAGCTTTTGAGTTGGTACATGACAATATTCCTGCTACCTTAGTAGCTGATTCTGCAGCAGCAGCATTAATGAAAGCTGGGCAGGTGAATGCTGTGGTGGTTGGGGCTGATCGTGTAGCAGCTAATG GTGATACTGCCAATAAAATTGGAACATACAGCCTTGCCCTGTCAGCAAAGCATCACGGCATTCCCTTTTATGTGGCTGCTCCTCTGACTTCTGTGGATTTGTCCATTTCTTCCGGGGAAGAAATTGTTATAGAAGAAAGGTCTGCTAAAGAACTACTTCATGCCCGTGGAGGACTGGGTGAACAAGTGGCTGCTTCTGGAATTTCTGTCTGGAATCCTGCCTTTGATGTTACACCGGCTACTGTGATTTCGGGCATTATAACAGAGAAG GGAGTCATCACAAAAGATGGGAGTGATTCTTTTGACATCAAAAGTTTCACGAAAGAAGTGGCGAGCAAGTAA